The following are encoded together in the Asticcacaulis sp. genome:
- a CDS encoding glycoside hydrolase family 3 protein, whose protein sequence is MSKSSFRRALLGSISLCLLFAPLSQAQELKDWPHIDSAIRPDAAMEAKIAKIVSQMTLRQKIGQMTQAEIKAVTPEDIRKHYIGSVLNGGGSWPYMMKHATLKDWAKMSDGFYDASMKTDMKTKIPLLWGTDAVHGHGNVIGATLFPHNIGLGAAHDPELIGEIGAATAKAVRATGINWVFAPTLAVVEDQRWGRTYEGFSSDPLEVKDYASAYVTGMQGDFSKAGNVVATAKHYIGDGGTKNGKDQGVNMSSEADLMNIHGQGYYGALGAGVQTVMASYSSWTDGATGKDYGKMHGDEYLLTDVLKGKMGFDGFIISDWNAVGQLPGCLNYHCPQAINAGIDMMMVPLEWDKFIDATVADVESGAIPMSRIDDAVTRILRVKMRAKIFGARPSSNPYAGKVSAIQARDLARRAVSESLVLLKNEGSALPLKKGAKILVVGKSADNLGNQTGGWTITWQGTDNANSDFPNADSILAGIKAEAGAGNVTYSADAAGVDIAQYDAVIAVVGETPYAETAGDISNLSHTARYPEDVKVLQAVSGKGKPVITVLESGRTLYANDLLNLSDAFVAAWLPGTEGRGVTDVLFGGKDFKGTLSFDWPSAGCPGAAAQFALGYGLSYAKPGMVGALPVAEPVECK, encoded by the coding sequence ATGTCCAAGTCATCTTTCCGCCGGGCGTTGCTCGGCTCGATCTCGCTGTGTCTGTTGTTCGCGCCCTTGAGTCAGGCGCAGGAACTGAAGGACTGGCCGCATATCGACTCGGCGATCAGGCCGGATGCGGCGATGGAGGCGAAGATCGCCAAAATCGTCAGTCAGATGACCCTGCGCCAGAAGATCGGTCAGATGACCCAGGCCGAGATCAAGGCGGTGACGCCGGAGGATATCCGCAAGCATTACATTGGCTCGGTGCTGAATGGCGGCGGCTCGTGGCCCTATATGATGAAGCACGCGACCCTGAAGGACTGGGCTAAGATGTCGGACGGCTTTTATGACGCGTCCATGAAGACCGACATGAAGACGAAAATTCCGCTATTGTGGGGCACCGACGCGGTGCATGGCCACGGCAATGTCATCGGGGCGACGCTGTTTCCGCACAATATTGGTCTGGGCGCGGCGCATGATCCGGAACTGATCGGCGAGATCGGTGCGGCAACCGCGAAGGCTGTGCGCGCCACGGGCATCAACTGGGTATTCGCGCCGACGCTTGCCGTGGTGGAAGACCAGCGCTGGGGGCGGACCTATGAGGGCTTTTCCTCCGATCCGCTGGAGGTGAAAGATTACGCTTCGGCCTATGTCACCGGGATGCAGGGTGATTTCTCGAAGGCCGGAAACGTGGTGGCCACGGCCAAGCACTATATCGGCGACGGCGGCACAAAGAACGGCAAGGACCAGGGCGTCAACATGTCGTCCGAGGCCGACCTGATGAATATCCACGGCCAAGGCTATTATGGCGCGCTCGGCGCCGGCGTGCAGACCGTGATGGCCTCCTATTCCTCGTGGACCGACGGCGCCACGGGCAAGGATTACGGCAAGATGCACGGTGATGAATACCTGCTGACCGACGTGCTGAAAGGCAAGATGGGCTTCGATGGTTTTATTATCTCCGACTGGAACGCGGTCGGGCAATTGCCGGGGTGCCTGAATTATCACTGTCCGCAGGCGATCAATGCCGGCATCGACATGATGATGGTGCCGCTGGAGTGGGACAAGTTCATTGATGCGACCGTGGCCGATGTCGAGAGCGGCGCCATTCCGATGTCGCGCATCGATGACGCGGTGACGCGGATACTGCGGGTAAAGATGCGGGCGAAGATTTTTGGGGCGCGGCCGTCGAGTAATCCGTATGCTGGGAAGGTTTCGGCGATCCAGGCACGCGATCTGGCGCGGCGGGCGGTATCGGAATCGCTGGTATTGCTGAAAAACGAGGGCTCTGCTTTGCCGCTGAAAAAGGGTGCGAAAATTCTGGTGGTCGGCAAGAGCGCCGACAATCTCGGCAACCAGACCGGCGGGTGGACGATCACCTGGCAGGGCACGGACAATGCCAATTCGGATTTCCCCAATGCCGACAGTATCCTGGCCGGCATCAAGGCCGAGGCGGGAGCGGGCAATGTGACCTATAGCGCGGATGCTGCGGGCGTAGATATTGCGCAATATGACGCGGTGATCGCGGTGGTGGGAGAGACGCCCTACGCCGAGACGGCGGGGGATATCAGCAATCTGTCGCATACGGCGCGTTACCCGGAAGATGTGAAAGTCTTGCAGGCGGTCTCCGGCAAGGGCAAGCCGGTGATTACGGTGCTGGAATCGGGCCGCACCCTCTATGCCAATGATTTGCTCAACCTGTCGGATGCCTTTGTGGCGGCGTGGCTGCCGGGGACGGAAGGCAGGGGCGTGACCGATGTGCTGTTTGGCGGGAAGGATTTCAAAGGCACCTTGTCGTTTGACTGGCCGTCGGCGGGGTGTCCAGGGGCGGCGGCGCAGTTCGCTTTGGGCTATGGGCTGAGCTATGCTAAACCGGGAATGGTCGGGGCATTGCCCGTGGCTGAGCCGGTGGAATGTAAATGA
- a CDS encoding TonB-dependent receptor, which yields MMKSVTRRGSASIKTVLMTTAACAIALGGLTTAAQAQDEAAAAPAEDTQVVIVTGIRKGLQDSLTIKKKNTSIVEAVSAEDIGKLPDASIAESLARLPGLAAQRVGGRSQTISIRGLSGDFSTTLLNGRMQVSSGDNRAAEFDQYPSEMVSSAIVYKTPDAGLTGQGLSGTVVLNTVRPLDYNKRVISVNVRGSVNTNGEIVPGYSANGNRISLAYIDQFMDGKLGVALSYAHLDDPSELQHSKSWWWDKQGNDSVTGLPRLGNADAFGLHGVEIWSTARRQTRDGYMAVLDFKPNDNFRSVNDFYYSVFDQNEVTHGAQWYQTQWTDDIHFSNVVVSDRGGTPVVQQATISGIAPIIRNDNNLRRDEMFSFGSNNRFNIGAWRSVIDFGYSRSVRKESIAETYAGYGTDPTPVSRTFDTIDENIAFGGFPQLTPGLNYADADNVYLGDVAPWGGWGHDGAIRQPKVVDQLATARFSGVHDMDWGGFKSIELGVDYSHRTKEKGVQEWDLCLKGWNQTTNDCHGTRVAVDAADLQEPTNLDFAGFGKVLSYDLGSVLDKYYDRRAILNEDNLNKYWQVDEELVTLFAKMNIDTEMGGHGLRGNLGLQYVGAKQTSAGNEIIQRGSPAIGQWVSTSKEYGDFLPSLNLIYDMDDNSVLRFAMSRAMARPRMEDMRASRNASVSITTQTWSGSGGNPNLKPWIADGVDLAYERYFNRTSYIGVAGFQKVMRNYIRNLTVSNYDFTGWTNTSGVTPLSNIGSFTLPINDDGTASNIGGGKNVSGIEFSGALDGALIWDKLNGFGVIGSFSRGWTNIRSGDDIDPSKLPGFSGDVGNLTGYYERGGFSARLSYRYRSAFLGETYALYANRAAARILADDQVDAQLSYQMQDGPLKGVTFLLQGYNLTDSNYQTQLKVTENKTADGSSYPEIYEEYGKTILFGVSYKFQ from the coding sequence ATGATGAAATCTGTCACGCGACGCGGTTCTGCGTCCATTAAAACGGTTCTGATGACTACGGCGGCCTGCGCCATTGCGCTGGGCGGCCTGACAACAGCGGCCCAGGCTCAGGATGAGGCCGCGGCCGCGCCGGCCGAAGATACCCAGGTCGTGATCGTTACCGGCATCCGCAAGGGCTTGCAGGATTCGCTGACCATCAAGAAGAAGAACACCTCGATCGTGGAAGCCGTTTCGGCCGAAGATATCGGCAAGCTGCCGGACGCCTCGATCGCCGAATCGCTGGCGCGTCTACCGGGCCTGGCGGCGCAGCGCGTCGGCGGCCGGTCGCAGACCATCTCCATTCGCGGGCTTTCCGGCGATTTCTCGACCACGCTGCTGAACGGCCGGATGCAGGTCTCTTCCGGCGACAACCGCGCCGCCGAATTCGACCAGTATCCGTCGGAAATGGTCTCCTCGGCCATCGTCTACAAGACACCGGATGCCGGCCTGACCGGCCAGGGCCTTTCCGGCACGGTAGTGCTGAATACCGTGCGCCCGCTCGACTATAACAAGCGCGTCATTTCGGTGAATGTGCGCGGTTCGGTCAATACCAATGGCGAAATCGTTCCGGGCTACAGCGCCAATGGTAATCGTATCAGCCTGGCCTATATCGATCAGTTCATGGACGGCAAGCTGGGCGTCGCGCTCTCCTATGCGCACCTTGATGATCCGTCGGAATTGCAGCACTCCAAGAGCTGGTGGTGGGACAAGCAGGGCAATGACTCGGTTACCGGCCTGCCGCGCCTTGGCAATGCCGATGCGTTTGGTCTGCACGGCGTTGAAATCTGGTCGACCGCCCGCCGCCAGACGCGCGACGGCTACATGGCCGTGCTCGATTTCAAGCCGAACGACAATTTCCGCAGCGTGAATGACTTCTATTACTCGGTCTTTGACCAGAACGAAGTGACGCACGGCGCGCAGTGGTATCAGACGCAATGGACCGACGATATCCACTTCTCGAATGTGGTGGTCTCCGATCGCGGCGGTACGCCGGTGGTGCAGCAGGCGACGATCAGCGGCATTGCGCCGATCATCCGCAACGACAACAATCTGCGCCGCGACGAAATGTTCTCCTTCGGCTCGAACAACCGATTTAACATCGGTGCGTGGCGGTCGGTGATTGATTTCGGCTATTCGCGCTCCGTGCGTAAGGAAAGCATCGCCGAAACCTATGCTGGTTACGGCACGGACCCGACGCCGGTCAGCCGCACCTTCGATACGATTGACGAGAACATCGCCTTTGGCGGCTTTCCGCAGCTTACGCCGGGTCTGAACTATGCCGACGCCGATAATGTCTATCTCGGCGACGTGGCGCCCTGGGGCGGCTGGGGCCATGACGGCGCCATCCGTCAGCCGAAAGTGGTCGATCAACTGGCGACGGCGCGCTTCAGCGGCGTGCATGACATGGACTGGGGTGGCTTCAAGAGTATTGAACTGGGGGTCGACTACTCGCACCGCACCAAGGAAAAGGGTGTGCAGGAATGGGATCTCTGCCTCAAGGGCTGGAACCAGACGACCAATGACTGTCATGGTACGCGCGTGGCGGTGGATGCGGCTGATCTGCAGGAACCGACCAATCTCGATTTTGCCGGCTTCGGCAAGGTTCTGTCCTATGATCTGGGCAGCGTGCTCGACAAATATTATGACCGTCGCGCCATCCTGAACGAGGACAACCTCAACAAGTACTGGCAGGTCGATGAAGAACTGGTGACCCTGTTCGCCAAGATGAACATCGATACGGAGATGGGCGGGCATGGCCTGCGCGGTAATCTAGGCCTGCAATATGTCGGCGCCAAGCAGACCTCGGCCGGTAACGAGATCATCCAGCGCGGCTCGCCGGCGATCGGCCAGTGGGTCTCGACCAGCAAGGAATATGGCGACTTCCTGCCGAGCCTGAACCTGATATACGACATGGACGACAATTCCGTGCTGCGCTTTGCGATGAGCCGCGCCATGGCCCGTCCGCGCATGGAGGACATGCGCGCCAGCCGCAATGCTTCGGTCAGTATAACGACCCAGACCTGGAGCGGCTCCGGCGGCAATCCGAATCTGAAGCCGTGGATCGCCGATGGTGTTGACCTGGCCTATGAGCGCTATTTCAACCGGACCAGCTATATCGGCGTAGCCGGCTTCCAGAAGGTGATGCGCAACTATATTCGTAACCTGACGGTCTCCAACTACGACTTCACCGGCTGGACCAATACCAGCGGGGTGACGCCGCTCAGCAATATCGGCAGCTTTACCCTGCCGATCAATGATGACGGCACCGCGAGCAATATCGGCGGCGGCAAGAACGTCTCCGGTATCGAATTCAGCGGCGCGTTGGATGGGGCTTTGATCTGGGACAAGCTGAATGGCTTTGGCGTGATCGGCAGCTTCTCGCGTGGCTGGACTAATATCCGCTCAGGCGATGATATCGATCCGTCGAAACTGCCGGGCTTCTCCGGCGATGTCGGCAACCTGACCGGCTATTACGAGCGGGGTGGGTTCTCGGCGCGCCTGAGCTATCGTTACCGCTCGGCCTTCCTGGGCGAGACCTATGCGCTTTACGCCAACCGCGCGGCGGCCCGTATCCTGGCCGACGACCAGGTTGACGCCCAGCTTAGCTACCAGATGCAGGACGGCCCGCTCAAGGGCGTTACCTTCCTGCTGCAAGGTTATAACCTGACTGACTCGAACTACCAGACCCAGTTGAAGGTGACGGAGAACAAGACGGCGGATGGGTCTTCCTATCCGGAAATCTATGAGGAATACGGCAAGACGATCCTCTTCGGCGTCAGCTACAAGTTCCAGTAA